The genomic region GCCGCCGGCATCGCCTGCGCCGAGATCGTAAAGGGCCTGGGGATCCCGCACGACAACGTGCTGCTCTGCGACACCCGCGGCGTGGTCTATCAGGGCCGCGAAGAAGGCATGAACCAGTGGAAGTCGGCGCATGCCGCCAAGACCGACCGCCGCACCTTGGCCGAGGCCATGGAGGGCGCGGACGTCTTCTTCGGCGTTTCCGTCAAGGGCGCGGTGACCAAGGAGATGGTGGCCTCCATGGCGGCGGACCCGATCATCTTCCCCATGGCCAACCCCGATCCGGAGATCTCGCCGGAGGACATCGCCGAGGTCCGCTCGGACGCCATCGTCGCCACCGGCCGCTCCGACTATCCCAACCAGATCAACAACGTGCTGGGCTTCCCCTACATCTTCCGCGGGGCGCTCGACGTGCGCGCCAGCACCATCAACATGGAGATGAAGGTCGCGGCCGCCCAGGCGCTCGCCAAGCTGGCCCGCGAAGACGTGCCCGACGAGGTGGACGCCGCCTATTCCGGCCGCCGCCTGCGCTATGGCCGTGACTACATCATTCCCACGCCCTTCGATCCGCGCCTGATCGTGGCCGTGCCGGGCGAGGTCGCCAAGGCGGCGGTGGAAACCGGCGTCGCCGGCAAGCCGCCCGAGGAGATGGGGCTCTACGCCAAGGAGCTCTCCGCCCGGCTCGACCCGACGGCGGCGGCGCTGCAGACCATCTTCGACCGGGTGCGCGAGAACCCGCAGCGCGTCTGCTTCGCCGAAGGCGAGGAGGAGCGGGTGATCCGCGCGGCCATCGCCTTCGAGCAGGCGGGCTACGGCACCCCGGTGCTGATCGGACGCGAACACCGTATCAAGGAGACGATGAAGTCCATCGGCGTCTCCCACGAATCGCTGGAGATCCACAACGCGCGCGTCTCCGAGAAGAACGAGAAGTACACCAAGTTCCTCTACGAGCGTCAGCAACGCGAGGGCCTGCTCTACCGCGACTGTCAGCGGCTGGTGAATCAGGACCGCAACGTCTTCGGTTCCTGCATGCTGGCCAACGGCGACGTGGACGCGCTGGTCACGGGCGTCACCCGCGCCTTCAACATCTGCCTTCAGGACGTCTTCCGCGCGGTCGATCCCAAGCCCGGACACCGGGCCTTCGGGCTTTCGATCGTGGTGCGCCGCAACCGCACCGTCTTCATTTCCGACACCTCGGTCCACGAGGTGCCGACAGCCGAGGAGCTTTGCGACATCGCGATTCAGTCCGCCGATCAGGCCCGCGCCATGGGGCATGAACCGCGCGTGGCTTTCCTGTCCTTCTCCAACTTCGGGCAGCCGCTGCGCGACAAGGCGATGCGGATCCGCGAGGCGGTGGAGATGATGGACGCGCGCGAGGTCGACTTCGAGTACGACGGCGAAATGCAGGCCAGCGTCGCCATGGACTACGCCCTGATGCGCGACCTCTATCCCTTCTGCCGCCTGTCGGGTCCGGCCAACGTGCTGATCATGCCGGCGCTCCATTCCGCCAACATCTCGGCCAAGCTGCTGCAGAAGCTGGGCGGCGGCACGGTGATCGGGCCGATGCTGATCGGCGTCTCCAAACCGGCGCAGATCGTGACCATGGGGGCGACCGTCAACGACCTGGTCACCTCGGCGGCCCTCGCCGCCTATGACGCGGCGCAGGCGGGCAGCAACTAACCGGCGAATCTCCTTTTGAATCAAAGGCGCCGCCCCGAAGCTTAATTTGGGGCGGCGTCATTTTATTGTGATAATCTTCGCGTATGAGTGATCCGTACGGCAATTCGAAATCTGGGGAGAGGCAGGCCATGGCCCTGACCGCGCGCTTGCGCCGGCAGAAGCTGTATCGCCGCTGGATCGGCGCGACCGCCGTGTTCAGCGCGCCCTTCCTGTTCGCCTGCGCGGTCCTGGTCTCCAGCGGATCCCTCGCCCCCGGTTACGGCTTCGGCGCCGCGCTGCTGGCGGTGCTGGGCGTTGC from Limibacillus sp. harbors:
- a CDS encoding NADP-dependent malic enzyme; protein product: MADDKSKRLYEEALLFHAQGRPGKLEITASKPLTTQRELSLAYSPGVAEPCLRIKDDPSKAYDYTAKGNLVAVVSNGTAVLGLGNLGAIASKPVMEGKAVLFKRFADIDGIDLCVDTEDVEEFINCVRFLGPSFGGINLEDIKAPECFIIEERLKEILDIPVFHDDQHGTAIIAAAGLINAAHLTGRNIEDLRMVVNGAGAAGIACAEIVKGLGIPHDNVLLCDTRGVVYQGREEGMNQWKSAHAAKTDRRTLAEAMEGADVFFGVSVKGAVTKEMVASMAADPIIFPMANPDPEISPEDIAEVRSDAIVATGRSDYPNQINNVLGFPYIFRGALDVRASTINMEMKVAAAQALAKLAREDVPDEVDAAYSGRRLRYGRDYIIPTPFDPRLIVAVPGEVAKAAVETGVAGKPPEEMGLYAKELSARLDPTAAALQTIFDRVRENPQRVCFAEGEEERVIRAAIAFEQAGYGTPVLIGREHRIKETMKSIGVSHESLEIHNARVSEKNEKYTKFLYERQQREGLLYRDCQRLVNQDRNVFGSCMLANGDVDALVTGVTRAFNICLQDVFRAVDPKPGHRAFGLSIVVRRNRTVFISDTSVHEVPTAEELCDIAIQSADQARAMGHEPRVAFLSFSNFGQPLRDKAMRIREAVEMMDAREVDFEYDGEMQASVAMDYALMRDLYPFCRLSGPANVLIMPALHSANISAKLLQKLGGGTVIGPMLIGVSKPAQIVTMGATVNDLVTSAALAAYDAAQAGSN